From Amycolatopsis sp. cg9, one genomic window encodes:
- a CDS encoding dynamin family protein — MSAPTAPSLPAQVAAARDQLLTTVRDADPAAAKWVEEIRKARPKKPAVVVVGETNRGKSSLVNALLAMPGLSPVDADVATATYLVFDHADAWGAQACYPGQLAPVPIDLGQLIHWVSAAHELPPGQIPPRYVEVTGPVPLLERLSLVDTPGVGGLDSLHGELAKEAAAGATALLFVVDASAPFTSTELQFLRDVGERVETVVFALTKVDMFRGWREVMEADRQLLREHAPRFADAVFHPVSARMFETAAKAPNEQMAAMLREKSGVAAIQTALQELLVGRSAMLGEANTLRALSSALGELKAKLQAESRALSAGEAEAEQLRERRDQLQAERRSSTRGWQLKLRGEVQRTRVEVGHESSRQMRDAQTHFRQLIDAAKRDELAALPQQVDIALQTTSQRISMLLSQRLNQVTNVSLSELFSPEELDVIRAQFARAGGPPVVLRPPDKKPPTAEDKLLVFMGISGGVGAGKVAALPLAGVAILNPVVLPATIIIGLGAGWWMARTRKHAADKQHMKQWLVEAIADARSTLDQLVAEQLIEAEQQLSMALDEALGRRIDAIEAELKEVDKTIKMGAQERAKKIAVVSKRLKEVSDGRERAETFLTRIRALRDKTA; from the coding sequence GTGAGCGCACCCACCGCGCCGAGCCTGCCCGCGCAGGTCGCGGCGGCGCGAGACCAGCTGCTGACCACCGTCCGCGACGCCGACCCGGCCGCCGCCAAGTGGGTCGAGGAGATCCGGAAGGCCCGGCCGAAGAAGCCGGCCGTCGTGGTCGTCGGCGAGACCAACCGCGGCAAGAGCTCGCTGGTCAACGCCCTGCTCGCGATGCCGGGGCTGTCCCCTGTGGACGCCGACGTCGCCACCGCGACCTACCTGGTGTTCGACCACGCCGACGCGTGGGGCGCGCAGGCCTGCTACCCCGGCCAGCTCGCGCCGGTGCCGATCGACCTCGGCCAGCTGATCCACTGGGTGTCCGCCGCGCACGAGCTGCCGCCGGGCCAGATCCCGCCGCGGTACGTCGAGGTCACCGGGCCGGTGCCGCTGCTCGAACGGCTTTCGCTGGTCGACACCCCCGGCGTCGGCGGGCTCGACTCGCTGCACGGCGAGCTGGCCAAGGAAGCCGCCGCGGGCGCGACCGCGCTGCTGTTCGTCGTGGACGCCTCGGCGCCGTTCACCTCGACCGAGCTGCAGTTCCTGCGCGACGTCGGCGAGCGCGTCGAGACCGTCGTGTTCGCGCTGACCAAGGTGGACATGTTCCGCGGCTGGCGCGAGGTCATGGAGGCCGACCGGCAGCTGCTGCGCGAGCACGCGCCCCGGTTCGCCGACGCGGTGTTCCACCCGGTGTCGGCGCGGATGTTCGAGACGGCGGCCAAGGCGCCCAACGAGCAGATGGCCGCGATGCTGCGGGAGAAGTCCGGCGTCGCCGCGATCCAGACGGCGTTGCAGGAGCTGCTCGTCGGCCGCTCGGCGATGCTCGGCGAGGCCAACACGCTGCGCGCGCTCTCCAGCGCGCTGGGCGAATTGAAGGCGAAGCTGCAGGCCGAGAGCCGCGCGTTGTCCGCCGGTGAGGCCGAGGCCGAGCAGCTGCGCGAACGCCGTGACCAGCTGCAGGCCGAGCGCCGGTCGTCGACCCGCGGCTGGCAGCTCAAGCTGCGCGGCGAGGTGCAGCGCACCCGCGTCGAGGTCGGGCACGAGAGCAGTAGGCAGATGCGGGACGCGCAGACCCACTTCCGCCAGCTGATCGACGCGGCCAAGCGCGACGAGCTGGCCGCGCTGCCCCAGCAGGTCGACATCGCGTTGCAGACGACGTCGCAGCGGATCTCGATGCTGCTCTCCCAGCGGCTGAACCAGGTCACCAACGTCTCGCTGTCGGAGCTGTTCTCCCCCGAAGAGCTCGACGTCATCCGCGCGCAGTTCGCCCGGGCCGGCGGCCCGCCGGTGGTGCTGCGCCCGCCGGACAAGAAGCCGCCGACGGCCGAGGACAAACTGCTCGTCTTCATGGGCATCTCCGGCGGCGTCGGGGCCGGCAAGGTGGCCGCGCTGCCGCTGGCCGGCGTGGCGATCCTGAACCCGGTGGTGCTGCCCGCGACGATCATCATCGGGCTCGGCGCCGGCTGGTGGATGGCCCGCACCCGCAAGCACGCGGCCGACAAGCAGCACATGAAGCAGTGGCTGGTCGAGGCCATCGCGGACGCCCGCTCGACGCTCGACCAGCTCGTCGCCGAGCAGCTCATCGAGGCCGAGCAGCAGCTGTCGATGGCGCTGGACGAGGCGTTGGGCCGGCGCATCGACGCGATCGAGGCCGAGCTGAAGGAAGTCGACAAGACGATCAAGATGGGCGCCCAGGAGCGCGCCAAGAAGATCGCCGTCGTGTCGAAGCGCCTCAAGGAGGTCAGCGACGGCCGTGAGCGCGCCGAAACCTTCCTGACCAGGATCCGGGCCCTGCGCGACAAGACCGCTTGA
- a CDS encoding nucleotide exchange factor GrpE, with amino-acid sequence MAWFRKDGTDRGSVASDTDVHPLQQQVSDLERALADRQALIQMCLYALDRARSGGVVERLEEGLAAIGVQALRPDGERFDPARHEAGGAVPTEDPALDGIVAETEVTGFADHDRLLRAPIVTVYAKKNP; translated from the coding sequence ATGGCGTGGTTTCGCAAGGACGGAACCGACCGCGGTTCCGTCGCGTCGGACACCGATGTGCACCCCTTGCAGCAGCAGGTAAGCGATCTCGAGCGCGCGCTCGCCGATCGCCAGGCGCTGATCCAGATGTGCCTGTACGCCCTGGACCGCGCCCGCAGCGGCGGCGTCGTCGAACGCCTCGAGGAAGGGCTGGCCGCGATCGGCGTCCAGGCGCTCCGGCCCGACGGCGAGCGCTTCGACCCGGCTCGCCACGAGGCCGGCGGCGCGGTCCCGACCGAGGACCCGGCGCTCGACGGCATCGTCGCGGAAACCGAGGTCACCGGGTTCGCCGACCACGACCGCCTGCTGCGCGCCCCGATCGTCACCGTCTACGCGAAGAAGAACCCGTGA
- a CDS encoding TetR/AcrR family transcriptional regulator gives MRTVDPAKHAAKRRAIVDAAAGCFAEKGFERTTTADICRAAGISSGSLFHYFPSKRAVFTAIFTDDAVETAERLEAAARAADPLAALLDVVAELAGQLAHPAVGRLVLEAAAQAARDDEFAQLIHRNDGALRDGLAVLVERAEAAGLIDPGIAPRAAAGWVAGLIDAMISRASLDAGLDLPAEQAILRTILIRFLRPVPPPAGG, from the coding sequence ATGAGGACCGTCGACCCGGCCAAGCACGCGGCCAAGCGCCGCGCGATCGTCGACGCCGCGGCCGGCTGCTTCGCCGAGAAGGGCTTCGAGCGGACGACGACCGCGGACATCTGCCGCGCGGCGGGCATCAGCTCCGGCAGCCTCTTCCACTACTTCCCCAGCAAGCGCGCGGTGTTCACGGCGATCTTCACCGACGACGCCGTCGAGACGGCCGAACGCCTCGAAGCCGCGGCGAGGGCGGCCGACCCGTTGGCTGCGCTGCTCGACGTCGTCGCCGAGCTGGCCGGGCAGCTCGCGCACCCCGCGGTCGGCCGGCTGGTCCTCGAGGCCGCCGCGCAGGCTGCCCGCGACGACGAGTTCGCCCAGCTGATCCACCGCAACGACGGCGCTTTGCGCGACGGACTGGCCGTCCTGGTCGAGCGGGCCGAGGCCGCCGGGCTGATCGACCCCGGGATCGCGCCGCGGGCGGCCGCGGGTTGGGTCGCCGGGCTGATCGACGCGATGATTTCGCGGGCCAGCCTCGACGCCGGCCTCGATCTGCCCGCCGAACAAGCGATCCTCCGGACGATCCTGATCCGGTTCCTTCGTCCCGTTCCGCCCCCGGCCGGCGGCTGA
- a CDS encoding dynamin family protein: MSVANLCHRLQSQVSARTAAGFAEVLRRLGAPLQVAVAGRIKSGKSTLVNALIGRRVAPTDIGECTRLVTRFQYGTVDRVEIVFTDGRKQVLPFAADGMIPAELGVDIEKVSHIEAYLTNAVLQGMTVIDTPGLGSLDAASVSRTEQLLGAAKHRKDDEDEEGSDELDDTSRNAVAGAEAVLYVVTQGVRADDQQALAAFTAATASREAGPVNAIAVLNKADTITPESVEGSGGDVWKAATLLAEKQASTLKPRVADVLPVIGLIAESAESGGFTSADAEALRQLAELDDDILQTMLISADIFTSWECDVPSGTRLRLLEKLDLFGVSHAVEAIRKEPELTAGALRRSLLDASGLEAVRQRLSIVFAARADGIKAAAALASVTALAHASADPAERQRVHDAIEVLLAKPEAHQLRLLEALTLVASGAVDMPEDLSEEVLRVGSNADIGAQLGKPGAPRPELAAHALERAGWWRSFASFGATPAQSRVAHVVHRAYFLMWQQVREA, translated from the coding sequence ATGTCGGTGGCCAACCTGTGCCACCGCCTGCAGTCGCAGGTCTCGGCGCGCACCGCCGCCGGGTTCGCCGAGGTGCTGCGCCGGCTCGGCGCGCCGCTGCAGGTGGCCGTCGCCGGCCGGATCAAGTCCGGCAAGTCCACGCTGGTCAACGCGCTGATCGGGCGCCGGGTCGCGCCGACCGACATCGGCGAGTGCACGCGGCTGGTGACCCGGTTCCAGTACGGCACGGTGGACCGCGTCGAGATCGTCTTCACCGACGGCCGCAAGCAGGTGCTCCCCTTCGCCGCCGACGGGATGATCCCCGCCGAGCTCGGCGTCGACATCGAAAAGGTGTCGCACATCGAGGCGTACCTGACCAACGCCGTCCTGCAGGGCATGACGGTGATCGACACCCCGGGCCTCGGGTCGCTCGACGCCGCTTCGGTGTCCCGCACCGAGCAGCTCCTGGGCGCCGCGAAGCACCGCAAGGACGACGAGGACGAAGAGGGCTCGGACGAGCTCGACGACACCTCGCGCAACGCCGTCGCCGGTGCCGAAGCCGTGCTGTACGTCGTCACCCAGGGCGTCCGCGCGGACGACCAGCAGGCGCTCGCCGCGTTCACCGCGGCCACGGCGAGCCGCGAAGCCGGCCCGGTCAACGCGATCGCCGTGCTGAACAAGGCCGACACCATCACGCCCGAGTCGGTCGAGGGGTCCGGCGGCGACGTCTGGAAGGCCGCGACGCTGCTGGCCGAGAAGCAGGCGTCGACGCTGAAGCCGCGCGTGGCCGACGTGCTGCCGGTGATCGGGCTGATCGCCGAGTCGGCCGAGTCCGGCGGCTTCACCTCCGCCGACGCCGAGGCGCTGCGGCAGCTCGCCGAGCTCGACGACGACATCCTGCAGACCATGCTGATCTCGGCCGACATCTTCACCAGCTGGGAGTGCGACGTCCCGTCGGGCACGCGCCTTCGGCTGCTGGAGAAGCTGGACCTGTTCGGCGTCTCCCACGCCGTCGAGGCCATCCGCAAGGAACCGGAGCTGACCGCGGGCGCGCTGCGGCGGTCGCTGCTCGACGCGTCCGGCCTGGAAGCGGTGCGGCAGCGGCTGTCGATCGTGTTCGCCGCCCGCGCCGACGGCATCAAGGCGGCCGCCGCCCTCGCGTCCGTCACCGCGCTCGCGCACGCGTCGGCCGACCCGGCCGAGCGCCAGCGCGTCCACGACGCCATCGAAGTGCTGCTCGCCAAGCCCGAAGCCCACCAGCTGCGGCTGCTCGAAGCGCTGACGCTGGTCGCGTCCGGCGCGGTCGACATGCCTGAGGACCTGTCCGAAGAGGTGCTCCGGGTGGGCAGCAACGCCGACATCGGCGCGCAGCTCGGCAAGCCCGGCGCCCCGCGGCCGGAGCTGGCCGCGCACGCCCTCGAACGCGCGGGCTGGTGGCGGTCCTTCGCGTCCTTCGGCGCGACGCCGGCCCAGAGCCGCGTCGCGCACGTCGTGCACCGGGCGTACTTCCTGATGTGGCAGCAAGTGCGCGAAGCCTGA
- a CDS encoding sensor histidine kinase, with product MAGDTVLAVLLGLVDMLLFVADGLAEIAELPPWYIAVPVNVAMVVPLVFRRKSPLWSAYVVLVISVVHATLQLGVASVAGLAMSIYSVVVYAGRRQGLVFVGAVIVSSALQLALDQTDELFISVLFLAFGIALCWTLGEFVGARRAYDVEVEARLHLLETERDQATRIAVAEERGRIARELHDVVAHAVSVMVVQADGASYALESNPDLARRALQTISETGRGALGELRRLLDVLRSDDADGEPRVPQPDAHALAELAERMRTAGVPVELETNELGDLPAGVSLGIYRIVQESLTNTLKHAGRGATASVRVLRTGDLVEVLVSDDGAGRVPQLAATGASQRLPGGNGLIGMRERAHVYGGTLEVGPAPGGGWQVRAALPVRLDK from the coding sequence ATGGCGGGCGACACGGTGCTGGCCGTCCTGCTCGGCCTGGTCGACATGCTGCTCTTCGTCGCCGACGGCCTGGCCGAAATCGCCGAGCTGCCGCCCTGGTACATCGCCGTGCCGGTGAACGTCGCGATGGTGGTGCCGCTGGTGTTCCGGCGGAAGTCGCCGCTGTGGTCGGCCTACGTCGTGCTGGTGATCAGCGTCGTGCACGCAACGCTGCAGCTCGGTGTCGCCAGCGTCGCCGGCCTCGCGATGAGCATCTATTCGGTGGTCGTCTACGCCGGGCGGCGGCAGGGGCTGGTGTTCGTCGGCGCGGTGATCGTCTCGTCGGCCCTGCAGCTGGCGCTGGACCAGACGGACGAGCTGTTCATCTCGGTGCTGTTCCTCGCGTTCGGCATCGCCCTGTGCTGGACGCTCGGCGAGTTCGTCGGGGCCCGGCGCGCCTACGACGTGGAAGTGGAGGCCAGGTTGCACCTGCTCGAGACCGAACGGGACCAGGCCACCCGGATCGCGGTGGCGGAGGAGCGCGGGCGGATCGCGCGCGAGCTGCACGACGTCGTCGCGCACGCGGTGAGCGTGATGGTGGTGCAGGCCGACGGCGCTTCGTACGCGCTGGAGAGCAACCCCGACCTCGCCCGGCGGGCCCTGCAAACGATTTCCGAGACCGGCCGCGGCGCGCTCGGGGAGCTGCGGCGCCTGCTCGACGTGCTGCGCAGCGACGACGCGGACGGCGAGCCGCGCGTCCCGCAGCCGGACGCGCACGCCCTCGCCGAGCTGGCCGAGCGGATGCGGACCGCCGGCGTGCCGGTGGAGCTGGAGACCAACGAGCTCGGCGACCTGCCGGCCGGCGTCTCGCTGGGGATCTACCGGATCGTCCAGGAGTCGCTGACCAACACGCTCAAGCACGCCGGCCGCGGCGCGACGGCGTCGGTGCGGGTGCTCCGGACCGGCGACCTGGTCGAGGTGCTGGTGTCCGACGACGGCGCGGGCCGCGTCCCCCAGCTCGCCGCGACCGGTGCTTCGCAACGCCTGCCGGGCGGCAACGGCTTGATCGGCATGCGCGAGCGCGCGCACGTCTACGGCGGCACGTTGGAAGTGGGCCCGGCTCCGGGCGGTGGGTGGCAGGTCCGCGCGGCCCTGCCGGTTAGGTTGGACAAGTGA
- a CDS encoding response regulator, giving the protein MIRVVVVDDQELMRVGFRMVLGAQADIDVVGEAGDGAQAIKLAEELRPDVVLMDVRMPVLDGVEATKRIVADGTARVLVMTTFDLDEYVYAALQGGASGFLLKDTQPDHLVSALRAVASGDAVVSPSVTRRLLDRFVGAGGPPMRDTAELDVLTDREREVLVLIAKGMSNLEIAEALFLSEATVKTHVGRILAKLELRDRVQAVVLAYETGLARPGLA; this is encoded by the coding sequence GTGATCCGTGTGGTGGTCGTCGACGACCAGGAACTAATGCGCGTCGGCTTCCGGATGGTGCTCGGCGCGCAGGCCGACATCGACGTCGTCGGCGAGGCGGGCGACGGCGCACAGGCGATAAAGCTGGCCGAGGAACTGCGCCCCGACGTCGTGCTGATGGACGTCCGGATGCCGGTGCTCGACGGCGTCGAGGCGACCAAGCGGATCGTCGCCGACGGCACGGCGAGGGTGCTCGTGATGACGACGTTCGACCTCGACGAGTACGTCTACGCGGCGCTGCAGGGCGGGGCGAGCGGGTTCCTCCTCAAGGACACCCAGCCCGACCACCTGGTGTCGGCGCTGCGGGCGGTCGCTTCGGGCGACGCGGTGGTCTCGCCGTCGGTGACCCGCCGCCTGCTCGACCGCTTCGTCGGCGCCGGCGGCCCGCCGATGCGGGACACCGCGGAGCTGGACGTGCTGACCGACCGCGAGCGCGAGGTGCTCGTGCTGATCGCGAAGGGCATGTCGAACCTGGAGATCGCCGAAGCGCTGTTCCTTTCGGAGGCGACGGTGAAGACGCACGTCGGGCGGATCCTGGCGAAGCTGGAGCTGCGGGACCGGGTGCAGGCCGTGGTGCTGGCCTACGAAACCGGCCTCGCCCGCCCCGGCCTCGCCTGA
- a CDS encoding endonuclease domain-containing protein, which produces MSFANAEFSQPFLGSHAIAEGAVTKTDLRSPLFTRLFRNVYVASTVPVTHVLRCRAAALLAPSRAVLTGCSAAAIRGVELVGTHDPVEFVLPESVLFDMQDGVHVRRTSRGRIDSEPWQEVRLASSPRFVLDILTNTKLHRSLPRVVGYLDALLRAGEVDAPVLKDYLKNRRDNGIVRAKRALQLADPRSESIPESELRVWLTVAGLVPDPQVQVFDEQGMFAGRLDLAFSEQKLAVEYDGDWHRDGDQPRRDEARRAAIRALGWDFVIVTKAELYEKPKAVVASVRAALSRESAA; this is translated from the coding sequence GTGTCCTTCGCAAACGCCGAGTTTTCCCAGCCGTTTCTGGGCAGCCACGCCATCGCCGAGGGAGCGGTGACCAAGACGGACCTGCGATCTCCGCTCTTCACCAGGCTTTTCCGCAACGTATACGTGGCTTCGACGGTCCCGGTCACGCATGTTCTGCGATGTCGAGCCGCCGCACTGCTCGCGCCGTCGCGCGCGGTTCTCACCGGGTGCTCCGCCGCGGCGATTCGTGGGGTGGAGCTGGTCGGGACGCATGACCCGGTCGAGTTCGTCCTGCCCGAGAGCGTGCTGTTCGACATGCAGGACGGCGTGCACGTCCGGCGGACCAGCCGAGGACGCATCGACAGCGAACCGTGGCAGGAAGTTCGCCTGGCCTCATCGCCACGCTTCGTCCTGGACATCCTGACCAACACGAAGCTGCATCGCTCGCTGCCAAGGGTTGTCGGTTACCTCGACGCCCTGCTCCGGGCCGGCGAGGTGGATGCGCCGGTGCTGAAGGACTACCTGAAGAACCGTCGCGACAACGGGATCGTTCGCGCGAAGAGGGCCCTCCAACTCGCCGACCCCCGTTCGGAAAGCATCCCCGAGTCCGAGCTGCGGGTCTGGCTGACCGTGGCCGGCCTCGTCCCCGACCCGCAGGTTCAGGTCTTCGACGAGCAGGGCATGTTCGCGGGCCGGTTGGACCTCGCCTTCTCCGAGCAGAAGCTCGCGGTGGAGTACGACGGCGACTGGCATCGTGACGGTGACCAGCCGCGGCGCGACGAGGCGCGCCGAGCCGCGATCCGCGCGTTGGGCTGGGACTTCGTCATCGTGACGAAAGCCGAGCTCTACGAGAAGCCGAAGGCGGTGGTGGCGTCGGTCCGGGCCGCACTTTCACGTGAAAGTGCGGCTTGA
- a CDS encoding SDR family NAD(P)-dependent oxidoreductase: MSLAGKVAVVTGATRGCGRAIAVELGRAGATVYVTGRTTRETTSPMKRSETIEETGELVEAAGGKAVVVRCDFTSVSDVDALKARIESEVDGIDVLVDDVWGGDMYFHFDAPFWETPLEDALKLTHNALDTHLIALHKLLPLVVARRGLVLEVTDGDNDDYVGAGLPYYLAKCGIRALGRALGVELKKNDCVGLAVTPGFLRSESMLDHFEVTEANWRDAVGKLAPVDFKISETPYLLARGVAALAQDADVARFAGQTLASWTLMKEYGYTDIDGDRPDFGRWITEVRNAGKDPATTPPDDFR; encoded by the coding sequence ATGAGTCTGGCGGGCAAGGTCGCCGTGGTCACCGGGGCGACCCGGGGCTGCGGCCGGGCGATCGCGGTGGAACTGGGCCGCGCGGGCGCGACGGTGTACGTCACCGGCCGCACGACGCGCGAAACGACGTCACCGATGAAGCGCTCGGAGACCATCGAAGAGACGGGCGAACTGGTCGAGGCGGCGGGCGGCAAGGCCGTGGTCGTCCGCTGCGACTTCACGTCGGTGTCCGATGTGGACGCACTGAAGGCGCGCATCGAGTCCGAAGTGGACGGAATCGACGTCCTGGTCGACGACGTCTGGGGCGGCGACATGTACTTCCACTTCGACGCGCCCTTCTGGGAGACGCCGCTGGAAGACGCGCTGAAGCTGACGCACAACGCGCTGGACACCCACCTCATCGCACTGCACAAGCTGCTGCCGCTGGTGGTCGCCCGCCGCGGCCTGGTCCTCGAGGTCACCGACGGCGACAACGACGACTACGTCGGCGCCGGCCTGCCGTACTACCTGGCCAAGTGCGGCATCCGCGCGCTCGGCCGGGCCCTCGGCGTGGAGCTGAAGAAGAACGACTGCGTCGGCCTCGCGGTGACCCCGGGCTTCCTGCGTTCGGAGTCGATGCTCGACCACTTCGAGGTCACCGAGGCCAACTGGCGCGACGCGGTCGGCAAGCTCGCCCCGGTCGACTTCAAGATCTCCGAGACGCCGTACCTGCTGGCCCGCGGCGTCGCGGCCCTGGCACAGGACGCCGACGTCGCCCGCTTCGCCGGCCAGACGCTGGCGTCGTGGACCCTGATGAAGGAGTACGGCTACACCGACATCGACGGCGACCGCCCGGACTTCGGCCGCTGGATCACCGAAGTCCGCAACGCGGGCAAGGACCCAGCAACCACCCCACCAGACGACTTCCGCTAA
- a CDS encoding TetR/AcrR family transcriptional regulator, with amino-acid sequence MARPRSITDERLLSAAETVIGHCGPGFTLAQVAAEAGVSVGTVAQRFGSKSGLLQAMSRRATRRAVEQMRECAERVPDPVDGLRAAAVAVYAVLGDAEEAANHLGQLGVDIGDPVLRSLLGEHFTAVEEELRRLVLAAAPSLPHAPSVPRAARAVLGVINGVSIDWSIRPHGRLADRLAEDVDAVLSAWREREDA; translated from the coding sequence GTGGCCCGGCCGAGGAGCATCACCGACGAACGGCTGCTGAGCGCGGCGGAGACCGTGATCGGCCATTGCGGCCCCGGTTTCACGCTGGCCCAGGTGGCCGCGGAGGCGGGCGTCTCGGTCGGCACGGTCGCGCAGCGGTTCGGCTCGAAGAGCGGCCTGCTGCAGGCGATGAGCCGGCGGGCCACGCGGCGGGCGGTCGAGCAGATGCGGGAGTGCGCCGAGCGCGTGCCCGACCCGGTCGACGGCCTGCGCGCCGCGGCGGTGGCGGTCTACGCGGTGCTGGGTGACGCCGAAGAAGCGGCGAACCACCTTGGGCAGCTCGGCGTGGACATCGGCGACCCGGTGCTGCGGTCGCTGCTGGGCGAGCACTTCACGGCGGTCGAAGAAGAACTGCGGCGGCTCGTGCTGGCGGCGGCTCCTTCGTTGCCGCACGCCCCGAGCGTGCCACGGGCCGCGCGCGCGGTGCTCGGCGTGATCAACGGGGTGTCGATCGACTGGTCGATCCGGCCGCACGGGCGGCTGGCCGACCGGCTGGCGGAGGACGTCGACGCGGTGCTTTCCGCGTGGCGGGAACGGGAGGACGCATGA
- a CDS encoding ABC transporter ATP-binding protein: MIEATGLTKRYGKTLAVNNLSFSVSAGQVTGFLGPNGAGKSTTMRMILGLDNPTGGQVTIGGKKYHDLKEPLRTVGALLDAKWVHPNRSARAHLQWMAKSNRIPAGRVDEVLDTVGLTSVAGKRAGGFSLGMSQRLGIAAALLGDPEVLLFDEPVNGLDPEGILWIRKFMHRLAEEGRTVFVSSHLLSEMALTASNLVVIGRGQLISQSSTQDFVARAAENTVKVRSPQLAELRDALQRASAGVTGDDTGLVVSGMDSDKIGEIAAANRIVLHELSPQTGSLEQAFMQITGDSVEYHTGLDAEAQHVLESAK, from the coding sequence ATGATCGAGGCAACCGGCCTCACCAAGCGGTACGGAAAGACACTGGCGGTGAACAACCTGTCGTTCTCCGTGTCCGCGGGTCAGGTCACCGGCTTCCTCGGCCCGAACGGGGCCGGCAAGTCCACCACCATGCGCATGATCCTCGGCCTGGACAACCCGACGGGCGGCCAGGTCACCATCGGGGGCAAGAAGTACCACGACCTCAAGGAGCCGCTGCGCACCGTCGGCGCGCTGCTCGACGCGAAGTGGGTGCACCCCAACCGCTCGGCGCGCGCCCACCTGCAGTGGATGGCGAAGTCCAACCGCATCCCGGCCGGCCGCGTCGACGAGGTGCTCGACACCGTCGGCCTGACGAGCGTCGCGGGCAAGCGCGCCGGCGGGTTCTCCCTCGGCATGTCGCAGCGGCTCGGCATCGCGGCCGCCCTGCTCGGCGACCCCGAGGTGCTGCTGTTCGACGAGCCGGTGAACGGCCTGGACCCCGAGGGCATCCTCTGGATCCGGAAGTTCATGCACCGGCTGGCCGAGGAAGGCCGCACCGTGTTCGTGTCGAGCCACCTGCTGTCGGAGATGGCGCTGACCGCGAGCAACCTCGTGGTGATCGGCCGGGGGCAGCTGATTTCGCAGTCGTCGACCCAGGACTTCGTCGCCCGCGCCGCGGAGAACACGGTCAAGGTCCGCTCGCCGCAGCTGGCCGAGCTCCGCGACGCCCTCCAGCGCGCCAGCGCCGGCGTCACCGGCGACGACACCGGGCTCGTGGTGTCCGGGATGGACAGCGACAAGATCGGCGAGATCGCCGCCGCCAACCGGATCGTGCTGCACGAGCTGAGCCCGCAGACCGGTTCGCTGGAGCAAGCCTTCATGCAGATCACCGGCGACTCCGTCGAGTACCACACCGGGCTCGACGCCGAGGCGCAGCACGTGCTCGAGTCCGCCAAGTAA
- a CDS encoding ABC transporter permease, whose protein sequence is MNLLAVERIKLFSTRSPWWCALIALALGIGFAAIISSATPADSPVTLSALQFGGTQFGIAVVMVLAALAVTTEYRFNTIRTTFQAVPHRSPALVAKAVVVALVALVIGEIAAFGALGLGMLMRPNDGIGLHSTQDWLNVAGLGPVFAISAVLAVAVGVLIRHSAGAIALLLIYNLAVEDLIQLIPKIGAHIHEWMPFNVANKFLRGSAVVDGPSPSDSPLSPGWALAYFAGIAIVFLLVALGVAKKRDA, encoded by the coding sequence ATGAACCTGCTCGCGGTAGAACGCATCAAGCTGTTCTCCACCCGCTCGCCGTGGTGGTGCGCCCTCATCGCCCTCGCACTGGGCATCGGCTTCGCCGCCATCATCTCCAGTGCGACGCCGGCCGACTCGCCGGTCACGCTGTCCGCCCTCCAGTTCGGCGGCACGCAGTTCGGGATCGCCGTCGTGATGGTGCTCGCCGCGCTCGCGGTGACCACCGAATACCGCTTCAACACCATCCGCACCACGTTCCAGGCGGTGCCGCACCGCTCGCCGGCGCTGGTCGCCAAGGCGGTCGTCGTCGCGCTGGTCGCGCTGGTGATCGGCGAGATCGCCGCGTTCGGCGCCCTCGGCCTCGGCATGCTCATGCGGCCGAACGACGGCATCGGCCTGCACTCCACGCAGGATTGGCTGAACGTCGCGGGTCTCGGCCCGGTGTTCGCCATCAGCGCGGTACTCGCCGTCGCCGTCGGGGTCCTGATCCGGCACAGCGCCGGCGCCATCGCCCTGCTGCTCATCTACAACCTGGCCGTGGAAGACCTGATCCAGCTGATCCCGAAGATCGGCGCCCACATCCACGAGTGGATGCCGTTCAACGTGGCCAACAAGTTCCTCCGCGGCTCCGCGGTCGTCGACGGCCCGTCGCCGTCGGACTCGCCGCTGAGCCCCGGCTGGGCGCTGGCGTACTTCGCCGGCATCGCGATCGTGTTCCTGCTCGTCGCACTCGGGGTGGCGAAGAAGCGGGACGCCTGA